ACTtattctatatacagtacaataataaTTTGTGCTTTGTCTGATAAACTGATATGATTTCACTTGACAACAGTAACAGCTTTCGCCAATTCCCTAACAAATTACACATATTTACTTATGCCTTTTGTTGACTCAATTCACATTCCTCAGTCTAAAAACTTTTTGccttgcaaaaaacaaaatataaaaaaatgaaggaaagtagGGTACAATATTAGCAAAGAATCTTTTTGAACAAAAAGCACCACTTAGCCATACAAGAGGAATGGTGTTCAGATTGCAATTCAGTATTGCACAACAAGTCTTTCAAGATGTAGTACAAAATTTCCACTCGCCCAATTTCACACAATTCATGCACATATATCTTAAGAAAAATTCCCTTGAAGAGTTACTCTATAAATGTAAGTGCTCAAATATGggtaaaaatagttataaaagaaTCTGGTATTCCTCCATAAACAAAAGTTTGCTTGTGCAAGTCAATTTCCGAAGAATAAAGTTTTGGACTAGTCTGACTCCCTAAATGAACTGATTCAGTCAGGAGGGTGTTATGGTCAGACTCAAAATGAGCACCCTCTACAGAATTATGCCATTATTGTACACTTGGGATTCTAGTTTACAGGAGTGTTTCATGTTGGGAAGAAGTTAGATCTTTCCAACCCTGTGCTTCCCTCAATGAGCTACTAGAGTCCAGATTCTGTAGCTTTAAAGGAAGAGGGTTAGTAGAACTAGAACAATTGACATCAAACTGGGAGTTAGACTTCACCTTCTCTCACATTTTACTTGATTCTACAGCATCCATACCAATTTCATTGGAAGGACGTTCTACATCCCCATTAACATTGACGCTGCCCATTCGCTCAAGTTCTTTCTTACTGAGTTCATATACCAATCCAGCTCCAATACTGTCTCCAAGGACATTAATCATAGTACGGAAGCGATCCCTGAAATCGAAAGTAAATTCAAATATATCAGTACAGTATTTGAATCATTACTTTTTATgtttcatacaaaatttatgtGGAAACTTTGAAAAACAGAAAGGTCACTTAGTTTTCAAACAATATGTTTGCACAAAACTGTTCAAACTAAATTTACAGATACCAaaccatatttttaaaacatggTCACAGTAATCTAGTACTTACAGTAGCCAGTCTACAGCTATGATGAGGGTCATGTCTTCTGGAGGAAGTCCAACAACATCAAGTACCATCACCATGGTCACCAAACCAGCTTGAGGTATACCAGCTGCTCCAATAGCTGCTGCTGTTGCAGTAATactataaaacaaagcaaaaaaaaaaaaaaaattaaaataaaataaagaaaacactacTATGGGTGTgggtaaaattgttttttatatgcAGAATTTTATTTGTACCGTAATGGCCAAGAACTCATGGCATCTTGTTTTTTAGACTGTCACCACATTATTTAGAACAGCTTGGCCCTACAAATACAAATACCTTCACTTGCTGTTTATATATGTCACCACAAACCAATTCTTATTACTACTACAGCCACTGTCTTTAGTAATGGTTAGCAGTGTTTGTTCCCCTGTATCACAAATTCAGTTGAAAGATTCTTCAGTAGATAGGTACATTTTCTTGTGATTTGAGAGCTCTTGTCACTTCTAAACTTATCATTACATACCAACTGTTACTGACAAAATTACTTGCAATGCACCATTACTTTTATATGTCAAGAACCAAACACTGGAGAACCAAACACTTGGAGTTAACTATCTCCTTGTGATATAAACTGGAtgtgcattttgatttttttttttttttttttactgtaataccatttTGGACTGGCCCTTACTTGCATAAAGTGTGCAAAGTCTAACATGAAATACAAGACCTGCAACACAGTAATCTAACTTTGCTAAATAATCCTTTTGTGAATTTAAGGACTGACCATGGCAAAAATGGCTGTCAAAAAAGTAGTAAGTATAAGAGATCTGaatgtgatatataaaaaaattcttgcaaCTGTGGATAAAGAAACCTGTCTTTTGGCCCTTCAATTAGAACAATTTTTGTCTTATAAGTTGGTTGCATTTTCCAATTGTGTATTGCATATATGGAGACTTAACACACTGATGTGGCCTAACTTACTTTTGGATTTTCCAATTGAAGATATTACAAAAGCAGGTACATTTTGTAAACAGGTGTTTTTGTTAATAACCCAAAATAGTAGCTGCTTTCACATTCCAGTGTCAGTTAGTGTGGTTGAGCAGTGTCATGTAGAGTGCAATTGTGTAGGAATAAAGTGGCACATCAACTTAACAGACCTCATCTTGttggattttgttacttattgGATGAATCTgagtccagcaaaaaaaaaaaaaaaaaaggaactattgtactttatacagtaaaaaaatgttGCACATATACTTATTCATGTGTACATAAAGTACATCTTTTCTCACTGCTTGACCACAGGCTGTGTAGATATGATTAGGTGCAGGGTGCTTGTTCTCAAGCTTGCCATCCATCAACGTCCACAGAAGAGGTTGCGATTAAACTTATAAGCATCTTTTACCCCTTCCTTGGTCACCTTTACAGGTAGACAGTACCAAGATTTTCTCCAGGAGATCCATGTAATATCCACTTAGGAATGGGTCTTAGGCACTTTTAGTTTCTCTGTTGACAAATTACCAAGCTGCTGGAGTTGGTCAACAAAGCCAGGATGATGGTGCTGTAACTTGGCCAGGCTTAGGTTTTGCAGGCTCATGTGGTGGTCTACCTCCTGGCCAAGTTCATcatccctgtagggggttagtgacaGAAGTGCActtcacgcagtgcactgtaggcattacttgaggttctttgcagcatcccttcagcccctagctgcaacccctttcactgtacctccgttcatattcccttctatcttactttccatcctctcctaacaattgtttcatagtgtaactgtgaggttttcctcctgttatacctttaaaacctcctttactctcagtttcccttccagcaccaaatgacctcataggtcccagcactgggcttttggcctaaattttatattccaattccaaggtCACCATGCAGAAGCAGGATGCAGCCACTAACAATCTCCGAGATATTCTCAGATATCAGAGACCTGAAGGTCTTGGATATTCTTGACTCTTGTCACCTAAAGAGGAATAAGCATCTTCAGAGGTGACAACTCCATGCATTTTCTATATACCAGTTGGCAGCTGAGACAGGTAATCCTACATGCTTCCAGAAACATGTCAGATGAGGAGTCAGGGCAGGTGAAACTGAGAGTTCATGAAATCAAAGCCTCCTCTGTTTCCTAGGCTTTTAAATGTAGAGAGATTCCTTCAATTTTAAGTGCTGGCACCACCTCGGCAGTACCAGTTTACATTTTAAACTTTGAGGGATGTTGTGTACAAATGTTTGGGACTTTACTTGTTAAGTTTTCTACTACTTTTGACATGACCCACAGAATTATCTACACCTTAATCTGACTTGCATAGTACCTTAGGGCTCAACTAGATCTATTGGACAACTGCACACAACCTGGACCTCCCACTTATATTGTAAATATGGGCATGATGCGACTGATGGAGTTGTGAAAACATAAAACTAGTTGAAAACATGAAACTAGTTTTCCAGACAAACCTCAACAATCATTACTAACAGACCTCCATTCCTGGTACAACAGTAGGCAGTAGCATGAGAAACTCAGGAAGTCGGCTGATGCCAAACAAcacaggaagaaaagaaaataatcagccGGCGTgaaatgccgagagagagagagagagagagagagagaccccccaCTGGAGTGAACCATTACATCAGTAATATCAGTGGGGGGACACCAgcagaacccccccccccccccaagggcCAACCTTCATGATTAATACAGCCAAGATGATCTGAACACCTGCGGGCTCTACAATGTAGTTCCCCAAGGTAGAAACTGACCAATGAAAATTTGACCCACCAAAACATCAATCCTTCCCTCTATAAATAACTTGTCCACCTTTAATTTCATACATTCTCTCAATAGATGACCAAGTGCGTGTGCattgaaacataataataataataataataataataataataataataataataataataataataataataatactgtaaaaagAAGAATCTGAACCAATGAAAAAGACCATGTCAAAGTACTGAATTTACATACAATGTGTTGTAAATAGATACTGTATAAGCACCCACCAGATGGTTAATACATTCTTACCTGATAGCAACAATTTGTCCAATAGTAAGAGCCATTCCTCTGACTTGCGCAATAAATATAGCAGCAACAGCTTCATAGAGAGCTGTTCCATCcatgttaatggtagctccaatTGGAATTACAAAACGAGTAACGCGGGTATCAATGTGGTTCTTTTCTTCAAGACATTGGAATGTCACTGGCAGTGTTccggaactgaaaaaaaattgaatattttatatttcactcagTCACCTTAAGGGTtccatatgtatacattacacctgatgtgcaattttttttttataaaggttatatcctaaaatttattttctctatacAGTATTTGATCACATAGGTAtgagcatttaaaaatgtaactgAATCTTTGCAGATGCACGGTACATTTCAAGAATACTTGTGCTGTGTATTAAATAATGAAACTTGACAGTCATTAGTATATACATAGTATAGTACTTTTGATCAAAAACAAAGgatagaggtaaaaaaaaaaaaataaatttgggtATTCCAGTTTAGGAGACTTTTTCATTAACTAAACCTTGTTGCAGTGCACAATTACTAGCTGCGCATGAGCAAAATAGTCAGAGTATAATATACTCTTTCTACAGTGGTTTAGTGAACTTTTTAACTGCccacaacaaataaatattaatttctaatttttattaatcattagAATCATACAAAGTAACTTTTCTACTGAAGCctaatcttccattttttttatttttcaggtgatCACCACAGCACACaaatttcctttgcttcattCATTCCACATTTCCCTTTCTGATATTCTAACATTTCAAAAATTCCAAATACAACTTTCTCAAGAGGCATTAAAAGCTAGTTTTTTTCACAGCTACTGTATTACCTTTTCTGATCTCAAAACCTTGAAAGTACATGTACTAACGTATACTAATCCAATACTGTACAACAAACAATTTTCTCCCTTTATTTATAAAACTGGAGTTATGAATACAGTAATAAACTACTAAATTTACCTTGAGGCTGTAGCAAAGGCTGTGATGTATGCCTGCGTCATATTGGCTAAGAATCTGAATGGTAACTTCCGAGTCAACAACGTATAAAGAAGAGGTAATACAACAAAACCATGGATGAAAATACCAAGAACCACTGTGCCAAAATACATTCCCAGTTGACCAAGCATAACGCTGAAATCCTCCATCTCAATCATCATGGAGGCTACCAAGAAGAGAATACCAACGGGAGAGATCCTGAAAAGATGATTAAGCATGAACAGTTGTGTATAAAATACGTGATCATTAACATTTCTTACTAAGTTTTTCAGTCCTATGATAACTCCATTTTAATACAACCTTTATCAAGGTCAGATTTTCATACAATTTAACATCATATTCTCAAATTCATAAGAGCATGAAATAATACAGATTCATTCATGCCAGTACCATTTttgcttaattaaaaaaattgtaattttaattttaaggttaCAAAAAAGCCACTTcttatacatttaattaaaaaaaatgtttactagctcaaatcttcattaacattttctcttttgtctCCTCCATCATCACCCTGACTTACAGTGCCTGtaaaaaatatgatacaaaagtGCTTGGAAGAACATGCACCCTATAGCTAATAAGCATTTCCACAACTTGGGTATAATGATTAGTTTTAAATTTATAGTGAAAAAAgtctaataattaatttttaatcctatttattaaaaaattttcagtcagACTTTTGTCTATACACATTTTAAAACTGGTCTCTGCACACAAAATGTGTCAACATTTAGTAATTAAGATAAACATAGTATCTCCCAAGCATTTTACTAGCACATACATTTTTCTAAAGAGTAAGTCCAGGTGACCAGgagaagacaaaggaaaatatttattgttacaaCAAATAACACTAGTTTTTTAAAATATGGCATCCCCGAATTGTATAAGCTGGTATGCAAGGTTACAGAATCAACCATGGAGTAACAAGATGTAGGTATGATATCTCGGCCGGCTGAATATTTATTGCCAGAGACCCATATGAAAGAGAAGGActgaaagaatttttgtaaatacaacaaaactgTCAGAAATGCTTCCAAACTAGTTATTAATTGTATGACTTCTACTTATGAAACTGATATTACATGTACAGCAATTCACTTCCTAATAATATGCTGTTTATTGTACCTGTCCATATTTTAGAAAAGTGGCAGCATACTGTGCAATAATaaacgttaaaataaaatatttgctcTAAATTACAGCGAGCTTGTTAGTATTCATAACTATCATTTTGCTTTCTGGTCGGGTTTGCCCTTTAAGGAATTAGACATGTAACAAATTCTCATAGCACTCTTCCTCTACTTGAGTATTCATTTTACATGTCCTCCCTGCTTCCTCCATATCTGTTTGCTCTGTTTATCAATGAGATATTCTCACTTTTAGTCCAGGAATCTCCTTCCACTTCATCCAGGctgttgctactttttttttctccactgcCCTCTCAACACTAGTTTAACAATCCTGTATGTTTCCTTAGGCGTGTCCCTCAACTATGATAGGATCATGTgtgtctatatactgtacatatattttatcattatatctcTGACACTGAAAACAATTTGATCCATTAAAGTTTGGTAATCTTTAGTATCTTCTGTGACACTATCAGTTGCACTGTAAACAAACTATTGCATTTACCCTTACACCTCTCACATAGTATCAATATGGCAAATTTCAAGAAAGGACTTCCTTTTCTGCTTCCTTTTCAGTCaccatgtttatttttgtttatgttgacTGTCAGGCACTTATTCCACCCAAGATCTGTATACACATGCTTCCCTTCTTGTACTCTTGTTTATTTCACACCAttacataataaatattaaaggaaTTTGTTAGTCTTTCAGGGACACTGACATTTACCTCAAATTATTCTCAAACAACCACCCAAGTCTTCATTCTGCATCATGTTACTCTGTAATATTATTACTAACTCAACAACTTCCCTGTACCCTACACCTTTGTAATGCCCATCTAAATGCTTACTTTCAATCTGTGCAAAGTTCCTATTCAAGACCCACACACAAATTTTATGcaatctcttctttttgcatGTACTTCTCCTGTAGTAACTTTACTTCGGAAAGTTGAATTTGTAGTCAATTTCTGTGTGGAAAAGCCAGAATGACaattatttactgtaaaatttttcTCACTAGTTACTCCTATTTTCCCCATTGTACTACCCTGTACATTGCACATTACAGGCATCCTCTTTTTGTAGCGTATTGCATAATTGTAATACATTCCTAACTCTTCTGATCTTATCTATTCTTATGTTGCTATATGCTGTGGTTACCTTTTCCAAGACTGGTTCTCCAGTTGCTTGTTATTCGTAATGGTACAGGCATCTCTTAACCCCAGCCTCTAAAATGTCACATTCTTTATTTGAGCTTTTTATGTCAacatctaattattttttttcatagattaggtcttctctctatttttttcaaTTGTTCAATTCCTCATCCACTTTTCTGTCCTCCacattttctctccttcctctgctGTGTTAAGGTCCTCACTCTATCCTTTTCAAGTCTTCTTTTGCCCTTGCTGCATGTCTCCTGGCCTCCCTCTTCTCCCTCTATAGACCTTTCTTTTCAATTCCGATATGTCCTTAGTCAGAGCTTTAAGGCCCTTCTTTTCTGTCCCCTGTATGTAGTGATTCCACCAccatattcttttataaaaatttaattcccTTACATCTAGTAATGTTCATGTACACTATGTTCTGAAACAACAACATTATCTCATGTATAAGGATGACTgtattcctgtaaaaaaaatattgtatatgaaatattattaaccttacagaaaatattgaatatgGAGTAACATCATTaacctgtttttaattttttaattatagttACTGAATAAGCTACAGCTGCACACACCCTTGCACTTGATTAAATGCTCTTGGGTCAAGGTGAAAATGACTGTGCTGAAAGATATTTGCATCAGATCTGAACACAACATGAGTGCAAGAaaagttataatgaaaaatacaaagtttaTTGACAAATTATGATTACCAAAGAGCATTTGCATTTATGGGTTAAGATGGCAAACTACAAAAActaaagaattttcttgaaaggaCTTTTTGtattagtcattattattttaaagaccAAGAATACTGTTTTTAACAACTACACTTGTACCACATTAACAACTGGAAATAACTAGTaagtaaagtactgtaaaaagTATTAGACTGCAATTTCTACTTAAAAACATGTATTTGTTCATGTGAAAACCATGTTACACCCCGGGAAGCATCACAGCCACTTGTGGTGAAGTAGCATTTCAACAAATTAAACACAAGAATATACCATACTCAGTGTGGCAAATGACAATGTTTGAAACATCTCCTCAATGAGGAAAATGCTAATCTTAAATCTCATTCTTATAACAGATATACAAATTTGTTACATATTTGATGTTATATGTACAGCTTAAAagctataaattttatttttaaagatctgCATCTGTAGTTTCCAGAATTTATGACACTACTTGTAATCATCAACCAAAAATGCTTACCAAATTAACCATGAGGTAATAACCATGGAGGCATCTGAGAGAGACTGGAAGAAATCAAGAAGAGGCTTGCCCTTAGGCCCTAGTTTGGAGAGGGCTAAGCCCAGAAAGGTAGCAAAGCTCACCAATCCCATGATGTTTAATGCTCGGGTGTGTTCCATAACAATATCCCATTCTGATTTAGGCAACtctggaaaatgaaaacacaagatTATACATCAGGAACTGGGTGATTCAAGTACAATTTCAAGAATACCTTTCTAGTAAAAAATATACTCTAAATTATACTATAATGATATCTAGATGCCTTCAAAAAACTAAATACCCATTTAAATGTCTTTTGAAGCTATGTTACTTGGAAACTAACCCCTCCACATATTAAAGCTAATAGAGTGACAGCTATACTGAGACAAACTACCCCATAATCAATGTAGAATTAAATTACGAACTgataaattttacagaaatgtgGAGGGCAAACTTGACCTTTGATGAACATACTGTAATTTAGTACAATAAGTCAATGTACAGTATTAAAGGGCCCtctgaaaagaaggaaattaagaaagaaagaattccaaTCTGCAGGTTGGTTACAAAGCTACTGTACAAGACTGAGTAGTACTGTACAGCAATTTTGCAAGTGAAACATATCCTAACACTGACATGATGTCCTAATGAAAATTAGGTTGGATATTTTTATTCACCTATTCTTGCATTAAGGGTGTTTTAAATTATAACCAAACAAATGGACACACTGAATGTAAGGTGACCcgttaatgtaaaattttattacattaacaactggaaataatttggaaaataaagcATTCTATTCCTTTTCTACTTTCAAGGAGAATATTTTGTGAGGCATGTCATGCTGCACTaaactaaatactgtatacatataagaCTAGCttgcaaaaatatcaaaaatttctGCAATCTATACAAACACATAGGGACTAACAAGGGGATATGATCAAATTACCTGAATGATTTGACCATAAGAACATGGTCATGCAACAGTCCTGTGCTACTTAAGGTGGTTTTAActtccaaataaaaaatgagtttgTGTCTTTCATGTTCAACTATCAAAGCAAGTACACCTTCATGTACAGCAATAACATAAATGCTTATGTACTGAATTGTAAAGTGTGGTATCATCTGAAAGTACAATGAAGAGCTGATCAAGCCAAGACCTCTGGCAACAGGCCATAAAGAAAGGGCTGAAGTGGGTTTTTGCTGATGTCTAGTCCTACTTCAGCAAAGTAAATTTCTGAAAGGATTCCAGGAAAGGGAGGTAGCAACTCATCTAAGGCTATTTATATGCTCTGGTCAAATAATCTTTGGCATACACTGGAATGCAAAGTATAGAGGCTGTCATCTTTTGAGCTCTATAAAAAGCATTTAGTACATCAATATTCTTTAATCACAACATGATTAAAGTCAACAATGAGAcggtaaatttttatcattatgtgcAAATGGtgcccaaaataaaaataaaaaacaaaatgaaaaactgtgcagtgcaaatggaaaagaaaagatgtGCCAATCAGTCCTTCGCTTTGAAATGGCAGCTTACGTGGCGAGATGAGACAAGCTCATCTCCTGATGTAGGGAGATGTGGGGAGATGTGAAACCACTGCAGTAATGTGATGGAAGGGGGGGTAGTAACGCTGCATTCCGTGAAGTGCatcatcataaaagaaaagagaagagagagcacCCAAAGTATGGTTGTGGAGAGCAAGAAAccaaaaaaagaagtgaaagacaTTTTCTTGACATAAGGACGATCCTACGGAATTAAAAA
This region of Macrobrachium rosenbergii isolate ZJJX-2024 chromosome 39, ASM4041242v1, whole genome shotgun sequence genomic DNA includes:
- the LOC136825784 gene encoding excitatory amino acid transporter 3-like isoform X5, whose protein sequence is MEILLITDSERGRRRQLIILLAEELCYIQFISNSQQQQQTVVWSSDGRTTTTTPAAAMSRPRFSCKPQDIKNAIRKNLLPILTISGVSGGIILGIILRYSRSTQWTKREIMYVGYIGELFLRALKALIIPLIVSSLVSAIGSLDLSLSKKIGLRAVGYYMTTTVLAVILGIILVVTIHPGKGTDEDITKAGEGRTVYTPDLLMDLPRNLFPPNLIQACFETHKTAIVEPKIGENDTRIPEWIRKYNWTEGAELPKSEWDIVMEHTRALNIMGLVSFATFLGLALSKLGPKGKPLLDFFQSLSDASMVITSWLIWISPVGILFLVASMMIEMEDFSVMLGQLGMYFGTVVLGIFIHGFVVLPLLYTLLTRKLPFRFLANMTQAYITAFATASSSGTLPVTFQCLEEKNHIDTRVTRFVIPIGATINMDGTALYEAVAAIFIAQVRGMALTIGQIVAISITATAAAIGAAGIPQAGLVTMVMVLDVVGLPPEDMTLIIAVDWLLDRFRTMINVLGDSIGAGLVYELSKKELERMGSVNVNGDVERPSNEIGMDAVESSKM
- the LOC136825784 gene encoding excitatory amino acid transporter 3-like isoform X12 — its product is MLRRSSQQQQQTVVWSSDGRTTTTTPAAAMSRPRFSCKPQDIKNAIRKNLLPILTISGVSGGIILGIILRYSRSTQWTKREIMYVGYIGELFLRALKALIIPLIVSSLVSAIGSLDLSLSKKIGLRAVGYYMTTTVLAVILGIILVVTIHPGKGTDEDITKAGEGRTVYTPDLLMDLPRNLFPPNLIQACFETHKTAIVEPKIGENDTQLPKSEWDIVMEHTRALNIMGLVSFATFLGLALSKLGPKGKPLLDFFQSLSDASMVITSWLIWISPVGILFLVASMMIEMEDFSVMLGQLGMYFGTVVLGIFIHGFVVLPLLYTLLTRKLPFRFLANMTQAYITAFATASSSGTLPVTFQCLEEKNHIDTRVTRFVIPIGATINMDGTALYEAVAAIFIAQVRGMALTIGQIVAISITATAAAIGAAGIPQAGLVTMVMVLDVVGLPPEDMTLIIAVDWLLDRFRTMINVLGDSIGAGLVYELSKKELERMGSVNVNGDVERPSNEIGMDAVESSKM
- the LOC136825784 gene encoding excitatory amino acid transporter 3-like isoform X10, giving the protein MLRRSSQQQQQTVVWSSDGRTTTTTPAAAMSRPRFSCKPQDIKNAIRKNLLPILTISGVSGGIILGIILRYSRSTQWTKREIMYVGYIGELFLRALKALIIPLIVSSLVSAIGSLDLSLSKKIGLRAVGYYMTTTVLAVILGIILVVTIHPGKGTDEDITKAGEGRTVYTPDLLMDLPRNLFPPNLIQACFETHKTAIVEPKIGENDTRIPEWIRKYNWTEGAELPKSEWDIVMEHTRALNIMGLVSFATFLGLALSKLGPKGKPLLDFFQSLSDASMVITSWLIWISPVGILFLVASMMIEMEDFSVMLGQLGMYFGTVVLGIFIHGFVVLPLLYTLLTRKLPFRFLANMTQAYITAFATASSSGTLPVTFQCLEEKNHIDTRVTRFVIPIGATINMDGTALYEAVAAIFIAQVRGMALTIGQIVAISITATAAAIGAAGIPQAGLVTMVMVLDVVGLPPEDMTLIIAVDWLLDRFRTMINVLGDSIGAGLVYELSKKELERMGSVNVNGDVERPSNEIGMDAVESSKM
- the LOC136825784 gene encoding excitatory amino acid transporter 3-like isoform X2, with the protein product MASTDAAMPLGTIQQPQVQPPQSPQKQHAPSAPVQQAEPTPSGGTQQQQPQDEASTSPQDRLISQQQQQTVVWSSDGRTTTTTPAAAMSRPRFSCKPQDIKNAIRKNLLPILTISGVSGGIILGIILRYSRSTQWTKREIMYVGYIGELFLRALKALIIPLIVSSLVSAIGSLDLSLSKKIGLRAVGYYMTTTVLAVILGIILVVTIHPGKGTDEDITKAGEGRTVYTPDLLMDLPRNLFPPNLIQACFETHKTAIVEPKIGENDTRIPEWIRKYNWTEGAELPKSEWDIVMEHTRALNIMGLVSFATFLGLALSKLGPKGKPLLDFFQSLSDASMVITSWLIWISPVGILFLVASMMIEMEDFSVMLGQLGMYFGTVVLGIFIHGFVVLPLLYTLLTRKLPFRFLANMTQAYITAFATASSSGTLPVTFQCLEEKNHIDTRVTRFVIPIGATINMDGTALYEAVAAIFIAQVRGMALTIGQIVAISITATAAAIGAAGIPQAGLVTMVMVLDVVGLPPEDMTLIIAVDWLLDRFRTMINVLGDSIGAGLVYELSKKELERMGSVNVNGDVERPSNEIGMDAVESSKM
- the LOC136825784 gene encoding excitatory amino acid transporter 3-like isoform X9 is translated as MFFLRSRSQQQQQTVVWSSDGRTTTTTPAAAMSRPRFSCKPQDIKNAIRKNLLPILTISGVSGGIILGIILRYSRSTQWTKREIMYVGYIGELFLRALKALIIPLIVSSLVSAIGSLDLSLSKKIGLRAVGYYMTTTVLAVILGIILVVTIHPGKGTDEDITKAGEGRTVYTPDLLMDLPRNLFPPNLIQACFETHKTAIVEPKIGENDTRIPEWIRKYNWTEGAELPKSEWDIVMEHTRALNIMGLVSFATFLGLALSKLGPKGKPLLDFFQSLSDASMVITSWLIWISPVGILFLVASMMIEMEDFSVMLGQLGMYFGTVVLGIFIHGFVVLPLLYTLLTRKLPFRFLANMTQAYITAFATASSSGTLPVTFQCLEEKNHIDTRVTRFVIPIGATINMDGTALYEAVAAIFIAQVRGMALTIGQIVAISITATAAAIGAAGIPQAGLVTMVMVLDVVGLPPEDMTLIIAVDWLLDRFRTMINVLGDSIGAGLVYELSKKELERMGSVNVNGDVERPSNEIGMDAVESSKM
- the LOC136825784 gene encoding excitatory amino acid transporter 3-like isoform X1, with amino-acid sequence MTPTDQVPQQEVPLLAEGEEDARAGGLAGAPGVAGDQPSVLTRGGESRVDSEQTVARGFRERAVRRVRQIFSSQQQQQTVVWSSDGRTTTTTPAAAMSRPRFSCKPQDIKNAIRKNLLPILTISGVSGGIILGIILRYSRSTQWTKREIMYVGYIGELFLRALKALIIPLIVSSLVSAIGSLDLSLSKKIGLRAVGYYMTTTVLAVILGIILVVTIHPGKGTDEDITKAGEGRTVYTPDLLMDLPRNLFPPNLIQACFETHKTAIVEPKIGENDTRIPEWIRKYNWTEGAELPKSEWDIVMEHTRALNIMGLVSFATFLGLALSKLGPKGKPLLDFFQSLSDASMVITSWLIWISPVGILFLVASMMIEMEDFSVMLGQLGMYFGTVVLGIFIHGFVVLPLLYTLLTRKLPFRFLANMTQAYITAFATASSSGTLPVTFQCLEEKNHIDTRVTRFVIPIGATINMDGTALYEAVAAIFIAQVRGMALTIGQIVAISITATAAAIGAAGIPQAGLVTMVMVLDVVGLPPEDMTLIIAVDWLLDRFRTMINVLGDSIGAGLVYELSKKELERMGSVNVNGDVERPSNEIGMDAVESSKM